DNA sequence from the Cohnella herbarum genome:
GCAGATCCGTTACGGTCAAATGGTTGATTCCTTCCGGCAGGAACGGATCCAACCGAATGGACCGGGCCAACGCGTCGGGCTGTAATCCGAGCATCGATTGAATCAATACGATGGAAGTTCCGGCGGCCCACGCTTGCGGAGAACACGCAACCGGGTAAGATACCGGGTAGCCTACGGATTCGTCATAACCGCAGTAAAGCTCCGGCAAGCGGTAATACTCGAAGTGTTCGGCGGCATTCAACATTCCGGAAACGACGGTCGCCGCTTCTTCCTTGAAGCCTAACCGGCTCATGCCGATCAACGTCATGGAGTTGTCGTGCGGCCAGACGCTTCCATCGTGATAACTCATAGGGTTGTAACCGGTGGAACCGGTGGACATCGTACGAATGCCGTAGCCTCCGAACATATCTTCCGCCACCAGTCTTTGCGCCACAAGCCGTGCTTTGTCCTCCGGGACAAGGTGGCTCATGAGCAAATGACCGGGATTGGAAGTGACGGATCGAACTTGATCTTTGTTAGCATCCAGCGCAATGGCATAGAACTTCTCTTCCGGCATCCAGAAGGCGCCATCGAAAGCTTGCTTGAGGCGTTCCGCTTCTTCTCTAAGTTGCTGCGCCATATCGTTGCGGCCCAACCGTTCGAGAATCGGAGCAAGCCGGAGCTTCGCTTGATACACGTATCCTTGTACTTCTACCAAGGCTATCGGCGCCGCGGCGAACTCTCCGCTCTCATGCACGACGGAATCGGCGGAATCTTTCCACCCTTGGTTGGCGATCCCTTTAGACGATTCTTGATAGTATTCTACCCAACCATCCTTGTCGCGATCGCCGTATCCCTTAATCCATTCCAAAGCTTTCTCAATATTGGGCAGAAGCTTGGCGATCGTATCGGTGTCTCCCGTCCAGTGAGCGTATTCCGCCGCCAACAAAATGAACAATGGCGTCGAATCGATGCTTCCGTAATAAGGGGCAAACGGAACCTGGCCGGAACGGGCTAATTCTCCGTTGCGCAGCTCGTGCATGATTTTGCCCGGTTGCTCGTCTTTCCAAGGATTGACGTCCGTTCCTTGGTAAGCGGCCATCATCTCGAGAGTGCCGCGGGCAACGTCCGGAATCAGCGGCAGCATCTGCAAGGCGGCGATCAAGCTATCCCTGCCGAACGGTACGGCATACCACGGCAGTCCCGCCACCGGGAACAGTCCATAGCCGAAATCCGTGAGCAGCACCCGCAAATCTTGAACCCCGCGATCGAACAATCCGTTTAACACCTTGGAATCACTTAGCACTTTCGTAGCGTTCTCGTTCCAGCTCTCATAGGTGCGCTGCAGTTCGGCAATCGCTTCTTCGCGCGGAATCACGACCGGATGTTTTCCTTCTAGCGAAGGAATGACCGTGAACGTAATCTTCTTCACTTCCGTCGGCTGCAAGCTTATCGCGAAGTTGACTTCCCCTTGTTCGCTCATGGAATCGGCTTCCGTATCCCATACGATGCGAGTGTCTCTTCGAATACCGTCAACGCCTTGATAAGCAGCATGCCATTCCTTCTTGTTCATGTTCCGTTCCGTCACTTTTCCGAGCTCTTCCGCAGGTTGAAACCCCCGGATGAGGAACATATCGCTGAAATCCGCGTCGAAAGCGGCGCCTACGTCGAAATTCAGTGCTTTAGTGGAGTAGTTGGTCATGGAGAGCGTTTCGTACAATACTTCTCCGTAGATAAAACGTTCCCGGATCAGTTCTACCGATTCCCTCCATAGCTTGACCTCTCCGTCCGTTTCATCATGCTCGTTCGTCAACCGTATGCGGGCAACGAAATTCTCATCGGCGGCGGAAGAGAGGAGCAAAGGGCGTTTACCGTTCAGAGTGATCTCCAGTTTGCTAAGAAAGCGGGTATCCTTCATATAAAGACCGCCCTCAGCGCTGTTTCCCCGGATATCGCCGTGATGATCCGTCATTAGAAAAACGTCGTTGTTTTTGATTACTCTGTAGTTCATATCGTTTTCCCCATCCTGTGACTGAATTTGTCTATTATCTGTTTCTTTTTGCGTTTTTATTTATCCGAAACGTTTCGGCATTCAACAAAATAAAAATCCGAAACGTTTCGGAAATTTTCAAAAGAAAAGCTCGCTGCTACTCTTGCAGACGACGCGTGCTTTCCCTGATGATCAATTGGTTGTTTAGAAGCAGCTTGCGGTTGTCCGTTCTGTTCTCAAGCATATCGATCAGCAATTGGGCAGCCTGATAACCAAGCTCGTATTTATCCTGCCTGATCGTAGTCAGCTTAGGAGAACAATAAGCGGAAATGGTAATATCGTCGAATCCGATGATCGAAACGTCGTCCGGCACTTTACGCCCCATACGCTCTAGCGTCCGCATCGCGCCTAGCGCCATTAGATCGCTGGCGCAAAAGACCGCCGTTACGCCGGGATTGCGTATCAAAATTTGATACATCGCTTCCGCTCCGCCGTCTTCGGAAAATTTTCCGTCGTAAACAAGCCCTTCATCCGCCGATTCCCCGTATTGCTCTAGCGCTTCTTTGTACCCTTCGAACCGTTCTTGGCTGACGAATGCCTGATTGTGGCCATTGATCATCGCGATATGCCGATGTCCGTTCTCCAATAGGTGCCGGACGGCCATCACCGCTCCTAGGCGGCTATCGGACGTAACGTGGGCAACGTTTTCTCCGGTTTTAGGAATATCGATCAGCACGCAAGGAAACGAATTCTGCTCTATGACCTCCTGCAAATAAGGGTCGTCAAGACGCAATCCCGATAGGATCGCTCCTTCTACGTTCCTTTCCTTGCAAAGCGCCGTATAGGACTTCTCCATCTGTTTGGACGGATTAGTGCTGAATAATAACAAATCGTAGTTTAAGTCTCCGGCGCGGTCGTTAATCCCGCAGAGGACTTCGTATGCAAACGCGTCTTTCGCGCCGGCACGGTTGATATCGGAAATAATAAGGCCGATCGTGCGCGTTTTCTTGGATACCAAACTCCTAGCCACGGCATTCGGACTGTAGGATAACTCCAACGCGACCTGTTTGATTTTCTTACGAGTATCCTCGTTAACATCATCGTAACCGTTGAGTGCTCTGGAAACCGTGGTGACGGATACACCCGCTTTTTTAGCAATATCTTTAATGGTAGCCATCTGCAGACACCTTTCCAAAACGTTTCGGGTTCATTATAAAGCAGAGAGCGATCATATTGCAAGCGCATTTTTATGCGCCTTTTCGAACCTGCGTCATTTCAAAATACGAAAAACAATAAAAACGCCTGTCGTCCTTAGTTACCCCATAGCGGATTGGATATATAGGGGAATCACATTAGGAATAACTTAGCATTCAACGTTCACTACTTACGTTTCAGCCTAACGGAACCAGCGGCCGCTATTCTGCTCAAAAAGGCACTTTTCAAATTCTAACGGAGCTGTGCGCTCTTATTTATGTGTTTTCCAGCGAAAAGATGGCTGTTGAACATACATAGCGGCGTGCAGTTCAGTTACAATTTCAGAACACTCATTTTCGACGAAATAGCGGCGCTGGCCGCCGTTAGAATAATAACAATCGATTGTTGCAGGCTGCAAAAGACCAGTTAACCACAGTTATTAATCGATGTCGGGTGAACGTTCAAATCGAAGATGCTTCAACTATGAATTCTGTGAAACATATAAATTCTGAATGGCCAAGCATAAATGGCTATCGCCATCCTAGGAATGTCGGGTGAACGGAAATGCGCAAAAAAGCCCTTCCGGCAGAAGGGCTTCAACAAAAACTTGTCCCGCAAAATAAATCAGGTCGCTTTGAAATGGTTGTATGAACCGTCATCCGTTGAGAAGCCCGCCTCTTGCTCATCCGTTGCGGAGCTTGCCACCTGATAGCCCTCTTCCCAATCCTCGTTGACGGTATGCGCCGGGATCGGAATGGCGTCCATGCCGTAGGCTTGGTCGGTCACGTCGACGACTTCAGCCGGCGCATGCTCCATCAATTGCCCCGCATAACATTGCACGATCTCGAGCGCGGAAGTTAAATCCTCGTCCTGAACATGAATATGCAGCCGCCCTTCCTCATGAAGCTGCGGTTCATACCCCAATTCCATTAGCGTATCTCCAGCCAATCTCGCCTGATTCTCATCCGGAAACTGGAACATCAGGGCGGCATGTTTCATCGAACTCATCCTCTCCAAGTACGATCAACGCATCCAATCCCGCATAGGTTTTCCAATAGGGCCTCCGGATTATTCCGATTTGCGGCGATAGATGTTAACGGACGTAAATATGTCGTTAATGAACTTAAGCCAGAAGTAACCCGCTATGGGCGCAATCGCGAGGGCTAGCCATGCGATTCCTCCATAGTTAAGCCCTATTCTCCCTGCGACTATAAGAGCCCATAGAGTCATTGAAGGAACTGCGCCCCTTACTCTTGCCTGGCTTGAAGCTTGATCAAGCATCTCGGGGCGCCATTTGAACAATGCGATATAGGGCTCGGTCAACCAGCGAGACCATTGCCTGTGCAGCATGCTAAGCAGGAGCATCGGCAATACCAACCAGACTACGATTGCCAATAGAACCGGCGGCAAGCTTATCGCGGCGACCCCCGCGCCCGTGAAATAGAGAAGCGGCGTTAACAAATCCGTTCGCCGTAAAGCCGACTTAAACCAACTATCGAGCAGCCTATGCGTGTCATCCTTATGCTTCACTAGCGGTTGTGACCGGCTGAACAGCATCGGCTTTCGCAACATCGGGACGGGTTTCTTGTCCATCGTCTCCTTAAGGATCCATTTCACGTTAGCGATATAGATGGCATGTTCTACGGCTACTTCATGCAGGAAAGTCCCCTGCATCCGCAGACGCAAGCGTATTTGCCAGCCTACGATTCCCGCTGCTAACACTGAAGCTAGCCCAAGTACGACTAAGTTCTCTTTTCCCAATAACGCGATCCAAACAAAAACGAAAAGAAAAACGAGAATACTCGCCGTCAAGACGAGCGTTCTTCTCCAGCCTTTCCACGATTGCGTCAGTCGGTCTTTCCACAACACCCACGCGAAACCGGTAATCGATGCATAGACGACCAGTATAATTAAGAAGTTGCCCTTCAGCTCGAATACTTGCAACAAGAGCGGCGAGCCAATGGCGATAAAGCAGGAAGAAATCAATAAACGAGTTGCTAAACCGTATATAAATCCGCTAACTAGCTTGCCTTGAACCCATTTTGCTCTGCGATGAAGAAACAACCCGTCTCCCGGCTCCGCGAAAGTTCTGTACTTTCCGATTAATTGCAAGAACGCAAGGATAACGATAAACAAGGCCGCTAAACTTCCATCCAGTTGTTTCGGAGGATCTCGCAACAGATCCCGATACATGCCTACGAAAATGAATAGTCCGGGAAGCAGCACATAGAGCCAGGTTGCCCAGTCCATTACCGTCCGCCATGCTCTCCAGATGGCTAGCCAGTGAGCCGACATTCGTTCCATGAATAAGGGAACAGGATCGTATCGTTGTGGATCGAACGCATCCGCGCGCGTCAGTTGATTCATAATCGTGCCTCATCGTAATAGGTAAGCTTGTGAAAACAATCGAACAATCTCGCTTCCGGTCCGCATTCCGATTGCGCTCTAATATCCTCGAGCGTGCCGGAGGCCGCTACTCCCCCATCGTGAACAAGAACGAATCGATCGCACAATCGTTCAGCCGAATCAAGCACGTGCGTCGTTAGCAAAACCGCGGCTCCGCGACTTCTCTCCTCATCCAACGCGTCCAGTAATTCCATCACGGCACCGGGATCCAATCCGATGAACGGCTCGTCCACCAAGTAAAGCTCCGGTTGCAGCAAGAAACCGATAATGAGCATTGTTTTCTGCTGCATTCCTTTGGAAAATCGGAAGGGATACTCATGCTTGTAGGCATGCAGCCTGAATCTTCGCAACAGCTTGTCCGCCCTTTCGCGGAAAAG
Encoded proteins:
- a CDS encoding amylo-alpha-1,6-glucosidase, with protein sequence MNYRVIKNNDVFLMTDHHGDIRGNSAEGGLYMKDTRFLSKLEITLNGKRPLLLSSAADENFVARIRLTNEHDETDGEVKLWRESVELIRERFIYGEVLYETLSMTNYSTKALNFDVGAAFDADFSDMFLIRGFQPAEELGKVTERNMNKKEWHAAYQGVDGIRRDTRIVWDTEADSMSEQGEVNFAISLQPTEVKKITFTVIPSLEGKHPVVIPREEAIAELQRTYESWNENATKVLSDSKVLNGLFDRGVQDLRVLLTDFGYGLFPVAGLPWYAVPFGRDSLIAALQMLPLIPDVARGTLEMMAAYQGTDVNPWKDEQPGKIMHELRNGELARSGQVPFAPYYGSIDSTPLFILLAAEYAHWTGDTDTIAKLLPNIEKALEWIKGYGDRDKDGWVEYYQESSKGIANQGWKDSADSVVHESGEFAAAPIALVEVQGYVYQAKLRLAPILERLGRNDMAQQLREEAERLKQAFDGAFWMPEEKFYAIALDANKDQVRSVTSNPGHLLMSHLVPEDKARLVAQRLVAEDMFGGYGIRTMSTGSTGYNPMSYHDGSVWPHDNSMTLIGMSRLGFKEEAATVVSGMLNAAEHFEYYRLPELYCGYDESVGYPVSYPVACSPQAWAAGTSIVLIQSMLGLQPDALARSIRLDPFLPEGINHLTVTDLPVADGRISVELKRDHGSEPLRVEILDNSSGCSIEIIG
- a CDS encoding LacI family DNA-binding transcriptional regulator, which codes for MATIKDIAKKAGVSVTTVSRALNGYDDVNEDTRKKIKQVALELSYSPNAVARSLVSKKTRTIGLIISDINRAGAKDAFAYEVLCGINDRAGDLNYDLLLFSTNPSKQMEKSYTALCKERNVEGAILSGLRLDDPYLQEVIEQNSFPCVLIDIPKTGENVAHVTSDSRLGAVMAVRHLLENGHRHIAMINGHNQAFVSQERFEGYKEALEQYGESADEGLVYDGKFSEDGGAEAMYQILIRNPGVTAVFCASDLMALGAMRTLERMGRKVPDDVSIIGFDDITISAYCSPKLTTIRQDKYELGYQAAQLLIDMLENRTDNRKLLLNNQLIIRESTRRLQE
- a CDS encoding ABC transporter ATP-binding protein, with protein sequence MDTFTAGSGKAPLFQADIEEAGYEPGNPIVREVILTVNTGERVGLLGPNGAGKSTLMKGLLGQLPHWKGKIAWNGEEERNSVEGDTSARIAYIPEHPILYERLTLWEHLVLVAAAGSIPEQLFRERADKLLRRFRLHAYKHEYPFRFSKGMQQKTMLIIGFLLQPELYLVDEPFIGLDPGAVMELLDALDEERSRGAAVLLTTHVLDSAERLCDRFVLVHDGGVAASGTLEDIRAQSECGPEARLFDCFHKLTYYDEARL
- a CDS encoding ABC transporter permease, with translation MNQLTRADAFDPQRYDPVPLFMERMSAHWLAIWRAWRTVMDWATWLYVLLPGLFIFVGMYRDLLRDPPKQLDGSLAALFIVILAFLQLIGKYRTFAEPGDGLFLHRRAKWVQGKLVSGFIYGLATRLLISSCFIAIGSPLLLQVFELKGNFLIILVVYASITGFAWVLWKDRLTQSWKGWRRTLVLTASILVFLFVFVWIALLGKENLVVLGLASVLAAGIVGWQIRLRLRMQGTFLHEVAVEHAIYIANVKWILKETMDKKPVPMLRKPMLFSRSQPLVKHKDDTHRLLDSWFKSALRRTDLLTPLLYFTGAGVAAISLPPVLLAIVVWLVLPMLLLSMLHRQWSRWLTEPYIALFKWRPEMLDQASSQARVRGAVPSMTLWALIVAGRIGLNYGGIAWLALAIAPIAGYFWLKFINDIFTSVNIYRRKSE